Proteins encoded in a region of the Massilia sp. UMI-21 genome:
- the pyp gene encoding photoactive yellow protein — MNVIAFGKDDIDNKLTNMSAKQIDDLAFGAIQLDADGKILRYNEAEAQITGRQASAVIGKNFFHDVAPCTNTPRFKGIFDAGVRTSTLNTMFEYVFDYKMNPTKVKIHMKKAISDGSYWIFVKRV; from the coding sequence TTGAACGTCATCGCATTCGGAAAAGACGACATCGACAACAAGCTGACGAACATGTCGGCCAAGCAGATCGACGACCTGGCCTTTGGCGCCATCCAGCTCGACGCCGACGGCAAAATCTTGCGTTACAACGAAGCCGAAGCCCAGATCACCGGGCGCCAGGCCAGCGCAGTTATCGGAAAAAATTTCTTCCACGATGTCGCGCCGTGCACCAACACGCCGCGCTTCAAGGGCATCTTCGACGCCGGTGTGCGCACCAGCACCCTGAACACGATGTTCGAATACGTGTTCGACTACAAGATGAATCCGACCAAGGTCAAGATCCACATGAAGAAGGCCATCAGCGACGGCAGCTACTGGATCTTCGTCAAGCGCGTATAA